The Coregonus clupeaformis isolate EN_2021a chromosome 6, ASM2061545v1, whole genome shotgun sequence genome has a segment encoding these proteins:
- the sh3bgr gene encoding SH3 domain-binding glutamic acid-rich protein isoform X29: MVIKVFLASSSGSTAIKKKQQDVLGFLEALKVDYAQLDIACNEDNRMWMRENVPVEKKPTNGIPLPPQIFNEESYCGDYETFFDAKEDNAVYAFLGLPPPPGSKKAPVKEEEAQEEVEDEEAKGEDDQPVSEEEEEAPEVTEPRETACSGPS, encoded by the exons ATGGTTATAAAAGTATTTCTAGCTTCTTCATCTGGATCGACAGCG ATCAAAAAGAAGCAACAGGATGTGCTTGGGTTCCTGGAAGCCCTCAAAGTGGACTACGCTCAATTGGACATTGCCTGCAATGAGGACAACCGCATGTGGATGAGGGAAAATGTCCCTGTGGAGAAAAAGCCCACCAACGGGATCCCCCTACCCCCTCAGATCTTCAACGAAGAGAGCTACTGTGGG GACTACGAGACATTCTTTGACGCCAAAGAAGACAATGCAGTGTATGCCTTCCTGGGTCTGCCACCTCCTCCAGGGTCCAAG AAGGCCCCCGTGAAGGAGGAAGAAGCCCAG GAAGAAGTAGAGGATGAGGAGGCTAAG GGAGAAGACGATCAGCCGGTTTCTGAG GAAGAAGAAGAGGCCCCAGAGGTAACAGAG CCTAGAGAGACCGCATGTTCCGGCCCTTCCTGA
- the sh3bgr gene encoding SH3 domain-binding glutamic acid-rich protein isoform X17, with protein sequence MVIKVFLASSSGSTAIKKKQQDVLGFLEALKVDYAQLDIACNEDNRMWMRENVPVEKKPTNGIPLPPQIFNEESYCGDYETFFDAKEDNAVYAFLGLPPPPGSKKAPVKEEEAQEEVEDEEAKGEDDQPVSEEEEELRQLEEEEEAPEVTEPRETACSGPS encoded by the exons ATGGTTATAAAAGTATTTCTAGCTTCTTCATCTGGATCGACAGCG ATCAAAAAGAAGCAACAGGATGTGCTTGGGTTCCTGGAAGCCCTCAAAGTGGACTACGCTCAATTGGACATTGCCTGCAATGAGGACAACCGCATGTGGATGAGGGAAAATGTCCCTGTGGAGAAAAAGCCCACCAACGGGATCCCCCTACCCCCTCAGATCTTCAACGAAGAGAGCTACTGTGGG GACTACGAGACATTCTTTGACGCCAAAGAAGACAATGCAGTGTATGCCTTCCTGGGTCTGCCACCTCCTCCAGGGTCCAAG AAGGCCCCCGTGAAGGAGGAAGAAGCCCAG GAAGAAGTAGAGGATGAGGAGGCTAAG GGAGAAGACGATCAGCCGGTTTCTGAG GAGGAAGAAGAGCTGCGACAGCTTGAG GAAGAAGAAGAGGCCCCAGAGGTAACAGAG CCTAGAGAGACCGCATGTTCCGGCCCTTCCTGA
- the sh3bgr gene encoding SH3 domain-binding glutamic acid-rich protein isoform X32, whose protein sequence is MVIKVFLASSSGSTAIKKKQQDVLGFLEALKVDYAQLDIACNEDNRMWMRENVPVEKKPTNGIPLPPQIFNEESYCGDYETFFDAKEDNAVYAFLGLPPPPGSKKAPVKEEEAQEEVEDEEAKGEDDQPVSEEEEEAPEPRETACSGPS, encoded by the exons ATGGTTATAAAAGTATTTCTAGCTTCTTCATCTGGATCGACAGCG ATCAAAAAGAAGCAACAGGATGTGCTTGGGTTCCTGGAAGCCCTCAAAGTGGACTACGCTCAATTGGACATTGCCTGCAATGAGGACAACCGCATGTGGATGAGGGAAAATGTCCCTGTGGAGAAAAAGCCCACCAACGGGATCCCCCTACCCCCTCAGATCTTCAACGAAGAGAGCTACTGTGGG GACTACGAGACATTCTTTGACGCCAAAGAAGACAATGCAGTGTATGCCTTCCTGGGTCTGCCACCTCCTCCAGGGTCCAAG AAGGCCCCCGTGAAGGAGGAAGAAGCCCAG GAAGAAGTAGAGGATGAGGAGGCTAAG GGAGAAGACGATCAGCCGGTTTCTGAG GAAGAAGAAGAGGCCCCAGAG CCTAGAGAGACCGCATGTTCCGGCCCTTCCTGA
- the sh3bgr gene encoding SH3 domain-binding glutamic acid-rich protein isoform X8 translates to MVIKVFLASSSGSTAIKKKQQDVLGFLEALKVDYAQLDIACNEDNRMWMRENVPVEKKPTNGIPLPPQIFNEESYCGDYETFFDAKEDNAVYAFLGLPPPPGSKKAPVKEEEAQEEVEDEEAKGEDDQPVSEGEEDLGSEEEEELRQLEEEEEAPEVTEPRETACSGPS, encoded by the exons ATGGTTATAAAAGTATTTCTAGCTTCTTCATCTGGATCGACAGCG ATCAAAAAGAAGCAACAGGATGTGCTTGGGTTCCTGGAAGCCCTCAAAGTGGACTACGCTCAATTGGACATTGCCTGCAATGAGGACAACCGCATGTGGATGAGGGAAAATGTCCCTGTGGAGAAAAAGCCCACCAACGGGATCCCCCTACCCCCTCAGATCTTCAACGAAGAGAGCTACTGTGGG GACTACGAGACATTCTTTGACGCCAAAGAAGACAATGCAGTGTATGCCTTCCTGGGTCTGCCACCTCCTCCAGGGTCCAAG AAGGCCCCCGTGAAGGAGGAAGAAGCCCAG GAAGAAGTAGAGGATGAGGAGGCTAAG GGAGAAGACGATCAGCCGGTTTCTGAG GGAGAAGAGGATTTGGGGTCGGAG GAGGAAGAAGAGCTGCGACAGCTTGAG GAAGAAGAAGAGGCCCCAGAGGTAACAGAG CCTAGAGAGACCGCATGTTCCGGCCCTTCCTGA
- the sh3bgr gene encoding SH3 domain-binding glutamic acid-rich protein isoform X25, whose amino-acid sequence MVIKVFLASSSGSTAIKKKQQDVLGFLEALKVDYAQLDIACNEDNRMWMRENVPVEKKPTNGIPLPPQIFNEESYCGDYETFFDAKEDNAVYAFLGLPPPPGSKKAPVKEEEAQEEVEDEEAKGEDDQPVSEEEEEAPEEEEEEVTEPRETACSGPS is encoded by the exons ATGGTTATAAAAGTATTTCTAGCTTCTTCATCTGGATCGACAGCG ATCAAAAAGAAGCAACAGGATGTGCTTGGGTTCCTGGAAGCCCTCAAAGTGGACTACGCTCAATTGGACATTGCCTGCAATGAGGACAACCGCATGTGGATGAGGGAAAATGTCCCTGTGGAGAAAAAGCCCACCAACGGGATCCCCCTACCCCCTCAGATCTTCAACGAAGAGAGCTACTGTGGG GACTACGAGACATTCTTTGACGCCAAAGAAGACAATGCAGTGTATGCCTTCCTGGGTCTGCCACCTCCTCCAGGGTCCAAG AAGGCCCCCGTGAAGGAGGAAGAAGCCCAG GAAGAAGTAGAGGATGAGGAGGCTAAG GGAGAAGACGATCAGCCGGTTTCTGAG GAAGAAGAAGAGGCCCCAGAG gaggaagaagaagaagtgaCAGAG CCTAGAGAGACCGCATGTTCCGGCCCTTCCTGA
- the sh3bgr gene encoding SH3 domain-binding glutamic acid-rich protein isoform X21, protein MVIKVFLASSSGSTAIKKKQQDVLGFLEALKVDYAQLDIACNEDNRMWMRENVPVEKKPTNGIPLPPQIFNEESYCGDYETFFDAKEDNAVYAFLGLPPPPGSKKAPVKEEEAQEEVEDEEAKGEDDQPVSEEEEELRQLEEEEEEVTEPRETACSGPS, encoded by the exons ATGGTTATAAAAGTATTTCTAGCTTCTTCATCTGGATCGACAGCG ATCAAAAAGAAGCAACAGGATGTGCTTGGGTTCCTGGAAGCCCTCAAAGTGGACTACGCTCAATTGGACATTGCCTGCAATGAGGACAACCGCATGTGGATGAGGGAAAATGTCCCTGTGGAGAAAAAGCCCACCAACGGGATCCCCCTACCCCCTCAGATCTTCAACGAAGAGAGCTACTGTGGG GACTACGAGACATTCTTTGACGCCAAAGAAGACAATGCAGTGTATGCCTTCCTGGGTCTGCCACCTCCTCCAGGGTCCAAG AAGGCCCCCGTGAAGGAGGAAGAAGCCCAG GAAGAAGTAGAGGATGAGGAGGCTAAG GGAGAAGACGATCAGCCGGTTTCTGAG GAGGAAGAAGAGCTGCGACAGCTTGAG gaggaagaagaagaagtgaCAGAG CCTAGAGAGACCGCATGTTCCGGCCCTTCCTGA
- the sh3bgr gene encoding SH3 domain-binding glutamic acid-rich protein isoform X23, with protein sequence MVIKVFLASSSGSTAIKKKQQDVLGFLEALKVDYAQLDIACNEDNRMWMRENVPVEKKPTNGIPLPPQIFNEESYCGDYETFFDAKEDNAVYAFLGLPPPPGSKKAPVKEEEAQEEVEDEEAKGEDDQPVSEEEEELRQLEEEEEAPEPRETACSGPS encoded by the exons ATGGTTATAAAAGTATTTCTAGCTTCTTCATCTGGATCGACAGCG ATCAAAAAGAAGCAACAGGATGTGCTTGGGTTCCTGGAAGCCCTCAAAGTGGACTACGCTCAATTGGACATTGCCTGCAATGAGGACAACCGCATGTGGATGAGGGAAAATGTCCCTGTGGAGAAAAAGCCCACCAACGGGATCCCCCTACCCCCTCAGATCTTCAACGAAGAGAGCTACTGTGGG GACTACGAGACATTCTTTGACGCCAAAGAAGACAATGCAGTGTATGCCTTCCTGGGTCTGCCACCTCCTCCAGGGTCCAAG AAGGCCCCCGTGAAGGAGGAAGAAGCCCAG GAAGAAGTAGAGGATGAGGAGGCTAAG GGAGAAGACGATCAGCCGGTTTCTGAG GAGGAAGAAGAGCTGCGACAGCTTGAG GAAGAAGAAGAGGCCCCAGAG CCTAGAGAGACCGCATGTTCCGGCCCTTCCTGA
- the sh3bgr gene encoding SH3 domain-binding glutamic acid-rich protein isoform X12, producing MVIKVFLASSSGSTAIKKKQQDVLGFLEALKVDYAQLDIACNEDNRMWMRENVPVEKKPTNGIPLPPQIFNEESYCGDYETFFDAKEDNAVYAFLGLPPPPGSKKAPVKEEEAQEEVEDEEAKGEDDQPVSEGEEDLGSEEEEELRQLEEEEEAPEPRETACSGPS from the exons ATGGTTATAAAAGTATTTCTAGCTTCTTCATCTGGATCGACAGCG ATCAAAAAGAAGCAACAGGATGTGCTTGGGTTCCTGGAAGCCCTCAAAGTGGACTACGCTCAATTGGACATTGCCTGCAATGAGGACAACCGCATGTGGATGAGGGAAAATGTCCCTGTGGAGAAAAAGCCCACCAACGGGATCCCCCTACCCCCTCAGATCTTCAACGAAGAGAGCTACTGTGGG GACTACGAGACATTCTTTGACGCCAAAGAAGACAATGCAGTGTATGCCTTCCTGGGTCTGCCACCTCCTCCAGGGTCCAAG AAGGCCCCCGTGAAGGAGGAAGAAGCCCAG GAAGAAGTAGAGGATGAGGAGGCTAAG GGAGAAGACGATCAGCCGGTTTCTGAG GGAGAAGAGGATTTGGGGTCGGAG GAGGAAGAAGAGCTGCGACAGCTTGAG GAAGAAGAAGAGGCCCCAGAG CCTAGAGAGACCGCATGTTCCGGCCCTTCCTGA
- the sh3bgr gene encoding SH3 domain-binding glutamic acid-rich protein isoform X3, whose product MVIKVFLASSSGSTAIKKKQQDVLGFLEALKVDYAQLDIACNEDNRMWMRENVPVEKKPTNGIPLPPQIFNEESYCGDYETFFDAKEDNAVYAFLGLPPPPGSKKAPVKEEEAQEEVEDEEAKGEDDQPVSEGEEDLGSEEEEELRQLEEEEEAPEVTEEEEEEVTEPRETACSGPS is encoded by the exons ATGGTTATAAAAGTATTTCTAGCTTCTTCATCTGGATCGACAGCG ATCAAAAAGAAGCAACAGGATGTGCTTGGGTTCCTGGAAGCCCTCAAAGTGGACTACGCTCAATTGGACATTGCCTGCAATGAGGACAACCGCATGTGGATGAGGGAAAATGTCCCTGTGGAGAAAAAGCCCACCAACGGGATCCCCCTACCCCCTCAGATCTTCAACGAAGAGAGCTACTGTGGG GACTACGAGACATTCTTTGACGCCAAAGAAGACAATGCAGTGTATGCCTTCCTGGGTCTGCCACCTCCTCCAGGGTCCAAG AAGGCCCCCGTGAAGGAGGAAGAAGCCCAG GAAGAAGTAGAGGATGAGGAGGCTAAG GGAGAAGACGATCAGCCGGTTTCTGAG GGAGAAGAGGATTTGGGGTCGGAG GAGGAAGAAGAGCTGCGACAGCTTGAG GAAGAAGAAGAGGCCCCAGAGGTAACAGAG gaggaagaagaagaagtgaCAGAG CCTAGAGAGACCGCATGTTCCGGCCCTTCCTGA
- the sh3bgr gene encoding SH3 domain-binding glutamic acid-rich protein isoform X6, whose amino-acid sequence MVIKVFLASSSGSTAIKKKQQDVLGFLEALKVDYAQLDIACNEDNRMWMRENVPVEKKPTNGIPLPPQIFNEESYCGDYETFFDAKEDNAVYAFLGLPPPPGSKKAPVKEEEAQEEVEDEEAKGEDDQPVSEGEEDLGSEEEEELRQLEEEEEAPEEEEEEVTEPRETACSGPS is encoded by the exons ATGGTTATAAAAGTATTTCTAGCTTCTTCATCTGGATCGACAGCG ATCAAAAAGAAGCAACAGGATGTGCTTGGGTTCCTGGAAGCCCTCAAAGTGGACTACGCTCAATTGGACATTGCCTGCAATGAGGACAACCGCATGTGGATGAGGGAAAATGTCCCTGTGGAGAAAAAGCCCACCAACGGGATCCCCCTACCCCCTCAGATCTTCAACGAAGAGAGCTACTGTGGG GACTACGAGACATTCTTTGACGCCAAAGAAGACAATGCAGTGTATGCCTTCCTGGGTCTGCCACCTCCTCCAGGGTCCAAG AAGGCCCCCGTGAAGGAGGAAGAAGCCCAG GAAGAAGTAGAGGATGAGGAGGCTAAG GGAGAAGACGATCAGCCGGTTTCTGAG GGAGAAGAGGATTTGGGGTCGGAG GAGGAAGAAGAGCTGCGACAGCTTGAG GAAGAAGAAGAGGCCCCAGAG gaggaagaagaagaagtgaCAGAG CCTAGAGAGACCGCATGTTCCGGCCCTTCCTGA
- the sh3bgr gene encoding SH3 domain-binding glutamic acid-rich protein isoform X26, producing the protein MVIKVFLASSSGSTAIKKKQQDVLGFLEALKVDYAQLDIACNEDNRMWMRENVPVEKKPTNGIPLPPQIFNEESYCGDYETFFDAKEDNAVYAFLGLPPPPGSKKAPVKEEEAQEEVEDEEAKGEDDQPVSEEEEELRQLEEEEEAPEVTEEEEDE; encoded by the exons ATGGTTATAAAAGTATTTCTAGCTTCTTCATCTGGATCGACAGCG ATCAAAAAGAAGCAACAGGATGTGCTTGGGTTCCTGGAAGCCCTCAAAGTGGACTACGCTCAATTGGACATTGCCTGCAATGAGGACAACCGCATGTGGATGAGGGAAAATGTCCCTGTGGAGAAAAAGCCCACCAACGGGATCCCCCTACCCCCTCAGATCTTCAACGAAGAGAGCTACTGTGGG GACTACGAGACATTCTTTGACGCCAAAGAAGACAATGCAGTGTATGCCTTCCTGGGTCTGCCACCTCCTCCAGGGTCCAAG AAGGCCCCCGTGAAGGAGGAAGAAGCCCAG GAAGAAGTAGAGGATGAGGAGGCTAAG GGAGAAGACGATCAGCCGGTTTCTGAG GAGGAAGAAGAGCTGCGACAGCTTGAG GAAGAAGAAGAGGCCCCAGAGGTAACAGAG GAAGAAGAGGATGAGTAG
- the sh3bgr gene encoding SH3 domain-binding glutamic acid-rich protein isoform X38, which produces MVIKVFLASSSGSTAIKKKQQDVLGFLEALKVDYAQLDIACNEDNRMWMRENVPVEKKPTNGIPLPPQIFNEESYCGDYETFFDAKEDNAVYAFLGLPPPPGSKKAPVKEEEAQEEVEDEEAKGEDDQPVSEEEEEAPEQEEEDE; this is translated from the exons ATGGTTATAAAAGTATTTCTAGCTTCTTCATCTGGATCGACAGCG ATCAAAAAGAAGCAACAGGATGTGCTTGGGTTCCTGGAAGCCCTCAAAGTGGACTACGCTCAATTGGACATTGCCTGCAATGAGGACAACCGCATGTGGATGAGGGAAAATGTCCCTGTGGAGAAAAAGCCCACCAACGGGATCCCCCTACCCCCTCAGATCTTCAACGAAGAGAGCTACTGTGGG GACTACGAGACATTCTTTGACGCCAAAGAAGACAATGCAGTGTATGCCTTCCTGGGTCTGCCACCTCCTCCAGGGTCCAAG AAGGCCCCCGTGAAGGAGGAAGAAGCCCAG GAAGAAGTAGAGGATGAGGAGGCTAAG GGAGAAGACGATCAGCCGGTTTCTGAG GAAGAAGAAGAGGCCCCAGAG CAGGAAGAAGAGGATGAGTAG
- the sh3bgr gene encoding SH3 domain-binding glutamic acid-rich protein isoform X22, which produces MVIKVFLASSSGSTAIKKKQQDVLGFLEALKVDYAQLDIACNEDNRMWMRENVPVEKKPTNGIPLPPQIFNEESYCGDYETFFDAKEDNAVYAFLGLPPPPGSKKAPVKEEEAQEEVEDEEAKGEDDQPVSEEEEEAPEEEEEEVTEVEEAEQEEEDE; this is translated from the exons ATGGTTATAAAAGTATTTCTAGCTTCTTCATCTGGATCGACAGCG ATCAAAAAGAAGCAACAGGATGTGCTTGGGTTCCTGGAAGCCCTCAAAGTGGACTACGCTCAATTGGACATTGCCTGCAATGAGGACAACCGCATGTGGATGAGGGAAAATGTCCCTGTGGAGAAAAAGCCCACCAACGGGATCCCCCTACCCCCTCAGATCTTCAACGAAGAGAGCTACTGTGGG GACTACGAGACATTCTTTGACGCCAAAGAAGACAATGCAGTGTATGCCTTCCTGGGTCTGCCACCTCCTCCAGGGTCCAAG AAGGCCCCCGTGAAGGAGGAAGAAGCCCAG GAAGAAGTAGAGGATGAGGAGGCTAAG GGAGAAGACGATCAGCCGGTTTCTGAG GAAGAAGAAGAGGCCCCAGAG gaggaagaagaagaagtgaCAGAGGTAGAGGAAGCAGAG CAGGAAGAAGAGGATGAGTAG
- the sh3bgr gene encoding SH3 domain-binding glutamic acid-rich protein isoform X16 gives MVIKVFLASSSGSTAIKKKQQDVLGFLEALKVDYAQLDIACNEDNRMWMRENVPVEKKPTNGIPLPPQIFNEESYCGDYETFFDAKEDNAVYAFLGLPPPPGSKKAPVKEEEAQEEVEDEEAKGEDDQPVSEEEEEAPEVTEEEEEEVTEVEEAEQEEEDE, from the exons ATGGTTATAAAAGTATTTCTAGCTTCTTCATCTGGATCGACAGCG ATCAAAAAGAAGCAACAGGATGTGCTTGGGTTCCTGGAAGCCCTCAAAGTGGACTACGCTCAATTGGACATTGCCTGCAATGAGGACAACCGCATGTGGATGAGGGAAAATGTCCCTGTGGAGAAAAAGCCCACCAACGGGATCCCCCTACCCCCTCAGATCTTCAACGAAGAGAGCTACTGTGGG GACTACGAGACATTCTTTGACGCCAAAGAAGACAATGCAGTGTATGCCTTCCTGGGTCTGCCACCTCCTCCAGGGTCCAAG AAGGCCCCCGTGAAGGAGGAAGAAGCCCAG GAAGAAGTAGAGGATGAGGAGGCTAAG GGAGAAGACGATCAGCCGGTTTCTGAG GAAGAAGAAGAGGCCCCAGAGGTAACAGAG gaggaagaagaagaagtgaCAGAGGTAGAGGAAGCAGAG CAGGAAGAAGAGGATGAGTAG
- the sh3bgr gene encoding SH3 domain-binding glutamic acid-rich protein isoform X4: MVIKVFLASSSGSTAIKKKQQDVLGFLEALKVDYAQLDIACNEDNRMWMRENVPVEKKPTNGIPLPPQIFNEESYCGDYETFFDAKEDNAVYAFLGLPPPPGSKAPVKEEEAQEEVEDEEAKGEDDQPVSEGEEDLGSEEEEELRQLEEEEEAPEVTEEEEEEVTEVEEAEQEEEDE, encoded by the exons ATGGTTATAAAAGTATTTCTAGCTTCTTCATCTGGATCGACAGCG ATCAAAAAGAAGCAACAGGATGTGCTTGGGTTCCTGGAAGCCCTCAAAGTGGACTACGCTCAATTGGACATTGCCTGCAATGAGGACAACCGCATGTGGATGAGGGAAAATGTCCCTGTGGAGAAAAAGCCCACCAACGGGATCCCCCTACCCCCTCAGATCTTCAACGAAGAGAGCTACTGTGGG GACTACGAGACATTCTTTGACGCCAAAGAAGACAATGCAGTGTATGCCTTCCTGGGTCTGCCACCTCCTCCAGGGTCCAAG GCCCCCGTGAAGGAGGAAGAAGCCCAG GAAGAAGTAGAGGATGAGGAGGCTAAG GGAGAAGACGATCAGCCGGTTTCTGAG GGAGAAGAGGATTTGGGGTCGGAG GAGGAAGAAGAGCTGCGACAGCTTGAG GAAGAAGAAGAGGCCCCAGAGGTAACAGAG gaggaagaagaagaagtgaCAGAGGTAGAGGAAGCAGAG CAGGAAGAAGAGGATGAGTAG
- the sh3bgr gene encoding SH3 domain-binding glutamic acid-rich protein isoform X37 — MVIKVFLASSSGSTAIKKKQQDVLGFLEALKVDYAQLDIACNEDNRMWMRENVPVEKKPTNGIPLPPQIFNEESYCGDYETFFDAKEDNAVYAFLGLPPPPGSKKAPVKEEEAQEEVEDEEAKEEEELRQLEEEEEAPEVTEEEEDE; from the exons ATGGTTATAAAAGTATTTCTAGCTTCTTCATCTGGATCGACAGCG ATCAAAAAGAAGCAACAGGATGTGCTTGGGTTCCTGGAAGCCCTCAAAGTGGACTACGCTCAATTGGACATTGCCTGCAATGAGGACAACCGCATGTGGATGAGGGAAAATGTCCCTGTGGAGAAAAAGCCCACCAACGGGATCCCCCTACCCCCTCAGATCTTCAACGAAGAGAGCTACTGTGGG GACTACGAGACATTCTTTGACGCCAAAGAAGACAATGCAGTGTATGCCTTCCTGGGTCTGCCACCTCCTCCAGGGTCCAAG AAGGCCCCCGTGAAGGAGGAAGAAGCCCAG GAAGAAGTAGAGGATGAGGAGGCTAAG GAGGAAGAAGAGCTGCGACAGCTTGAG GAAGAAGAAGAGGCCCCAGAGGTAACAGAG GAAGAAGAGGATGAGTAG
- the sh3bgr gene encoding SH3 domain-binding glutamic acid-rich protein isoform X34: protein MVIKVFLASSSGSTAIKKKQQDVLGFLEALKVDYAQLDIACNEDNRMWMRENVPVEKKPTNGIPLPPQIFNEESYCGDYETFFDAKEDNAVYAFLGLPPPPGSKKAPVKEEEAQEEVEDEEAKEEEELRQLEEEEEAPEVTEQEEEDE, encoded by the exons ATGGTTATAAAAGTATTTCTAGCTTCTTCATCTGGATCGACAGCG ATCAAAAAGAAGCAACAGGATGTGCTTGGGTTCCTGGAAGCCCTCAAAGTGGACTACGCTCAATTGGACATTGCCTGCAATGAGGACAACCGCATGTGGATGAGGGAAAATGTCCCTGTGGAGAAAAAGCCCACCAACGGGATCCCCCTACCCCCTCAGATCTTCAACGAAGAGAGCTACTGTGGG GACTACGAGACATTCTTTGACGCCAAAGAAGACAATGCAGTGTATGCCTTCCTGGGTCTGCCACCTCCTCCAGGGTCCAAG AAGGCCCCCGTGAAGGAGGAAGAAGCCCAG GAAGAAGTAGAGGATGAGGAGGCTAAG GAGGAAGAAGAGCTGCGACAGCTTGAG GAAGAAGAAGAGGCCCCAGAGGTAACAGAG CAGGAAGAAGAGGATGAGTAG
- the sh3bgr gene encoding SH3 domain-binding glutamic acid-rich protein isoform X18: protein MVIKVFLASSSGSTAIKKKQQDVLGFLEALKVDYAQLDIACNEDNRMWMRENVPVEKKPTNGIPLPPQIFNEESYCGDYETFFDAKEDNAVYAFLGLPPPPGSKKAPVKEEEAQEEVEDEEAKEEEELRQLEEEEEAPEVTEEEEEEVTEVEEAEQEEEDE from the exons ATGGTTATAAAAGTATTTCTAGCTTCTTCATCTGGATCGACAGCG ATCAAAAAGAAGCAACAGGATGTGCTTGGGTTCCTGGAAGCCCTCAAAGTGGACTACGCTCAATTGGACATTGCCTGCAATGAGGACAACCGCATGTGGATGAGGGAAAATGTCCCTGTGGAGAAAAAGCCCACCAACGGGATCCCCCTACCCCCTCAGATCTTCAACGAAGAGAGCTACTGTGGG GACTACGAGACATTCTTTGACGCCAAAGAAGACAATGCAGTGTATGCCTTCCTGGGTCTGCCACCTCCTCCAGGGTCCAAG AAGGCCCCCGTGAAGGAGGAAGAAGCCCAG GAAGAAGTAGAGGATGAGGAGGCTAAG GAGGAAGAAGAGCTGCGACAGCTTGAG GAAGAAGAAGAGGCCCCAGAGGTAACAGAG gaggaagaagaagaagtgaCAGAGGTAGAGGAAGCAGAG CAGGAAGAAGAGGATGAGTAG
- the sh3bgr gene encoding SH3 domain-binding glutamic acid-rich protein isoform X35: MVIKVFLASSSGSTAIKKKQQDVLGFLEALKVDYAQLDIACNEDNRMWMRENVPVEKKPTNGIPLPPQIFNEESYCGDYETFFDAKEDNAVYAFLGLPPPPGSKKAPVKEEEAQEEVEDEEAKGEDDQPVSEEEEELRQLEQEEEDE, encoded by the exons ATGGTTATAAAAGTATTTCTAGCTTCTTCATCTGGATCGACAGCG ATCAAAAAGAAGCAACAGGATGTGCTTGGGTTCCTGGAAGCCCTCAAAGTGGACTACGCTCAATTGGACATTGCCTGCAATGAGGACAACCGCATGTGGATGAGGGAAAATGTCCCTGTGGAGAAAAAGCCCACCAACGGGATCCCCCTACCCCCTCAGATCTTCAACGAAGAGAGCTACTGTGGG GACTACGAGACATTCTTTGACGCCAAAGAAGACAATGCAGTGTATGCCTTCCTGGGTCTGCCACCTCCTCCAGGGTCCAAG AAGGCCCCCGTGAAGGAGGAAGAAGCCCAG GAAGAAGTAGAGGATGAGGAGGCTAAG GGAGAAGACGATCAGCCGGTTTCTGAG GAGGAAGAAGAGCTGCGACAGCTTGAG CAGGAAGAAGAGGATGAGTAG